The Lytechinus pictus isolate F3 Inbred chromosome 8, Lp3.0, whole genome shotgun sequence nucleotide sequence TTTGCTCAGAAGCTTACTTTAATCGAGCACATGAAATTACACGAGGACACTAGATCTTATAAGTGTAGCTACTGTGGAAAAGGTTTCCATCAGCGATCAACACTGTGGGGACATGAGAAGCTACACAAGCGTGAGAAGGTTCACAGATGCAGTAAATGCGAGGAACAATTTGGGACGTTGAAAGAACTTCGGAGGCATGAGAAGAAACATTGGCTGGATTCCGGGCTGCACAAAACTGTTGACATTGATGGGGAACCTGTCAAGGATTCTGTGCAAACGAAACGATTTGAATGTGATCTCTGTGGGGAAGCGTTCACCCAAAAGGCAGTGCTGCAAACACACTACAGGAGACATACGGGTGAAAAGCCATTTAAATGTAATGTATGTGGGAAACAGTTCAGACACTTGGCATCCAGCAAGAGACATGGTTTAATCCACAAAGGTATCAAACAGTATCATTGTGATATTTGTGGTAAATCATTCACCAAGAAGTCCTACTTGAAGTGGCATGTCTCCAAGCTTCACTCCACTGTTAATGACAGCAGACTGAAAGTTTGTGATGATACTTGTAAAGGGAATTCGGAAGCTACAGACTCCCAGTCGGTGACAGGAACTGCCTATGCCGATAGGTGGAATGAGGATCCAGATAGTGTGTTATCACTAGAGGATTGTGGTGGTAGTGATATGGAGTCTGATAATCAGAGACCATACAGTAGTTCAGAGGAGAAAGAAGGTCAGTGTAGAGATGAACTGGAGGACTTTGCACAAAAAGATGGATTTGGTGGTCAGAGAAAACAAAGTGATTGTGAGATTGACCAGATGGAGAGTCTGAATACCCCTGACCATCCAAGATCGCAGATCATGGAGGGAACAAGCGTAATAGTGTCATTCCAGGATGTTTGCGATGTGCCAATCAATGAAGAATGTGTCCACACAATGAACGTCCTGGACCATGTCATGCAACTGGCTGAGATTTCCCAAAGAGATGTTGAAGAGTGTCAGATCCAGATTGAAAATGTTCCGCTAGGTCAGGCAGCCCCAGGTGAAGGGAGAAGCATGGAAACTGATCCAGATAAGAATAAAACACTGCTACATTTATCTCTTGATGATGTAACCATTGGCAATCAGAAACCTTCTGCAGTCAAACCCTTTGTGTGTGAATTATGTGGACGAATGTACAGCTCAAACTCATGCCTTCTGAGACACAAGCAAACTCACCTGATCTCCAAGCCCCACAAGTGCAATCTTTGTGACAAGTCCTATAGCCGACGACCACTCTTACGAGAGCACATTCAGTTCTCGCACAGTGAGCAGCAAAGGGTTCACCAGTGTTCATTCTGTGAGAAATCGTTTCCCAATGCGACTAGATTAGAATTGCATGTCCGTACCCACACACAAGATAAACCCTTCAAGTGCCGAGAATGCCAGAAGGGATTTGCGGACTCCAGCAATCTCAGGAGACATGAACGCAGTCATAAGGGGTTGCGAACACATAAGTGCCCTCAGTGTGGACAGCTGTTCTCTGAGAAGCCTGCCCTTCAGCGGCATCAAGCCAGGCATCAAGGAGAGAAGAACTATCAATGTCAGCACTGCACCAAGTCATTTGTTCTGAAGACGGACTTACAGAGCCACATCATCTTACATAAAGCTGCCAAGGAGTCAGAATGCTCTGCTTGTGGTATGACATTCAAGCGACAAATCAGCTTCAATCTTCATCGGGCTACCACCAAGAAAAGTGCCAGGAAATGCAGGGTGTGTGGCATTGGATTTGCGAATGAATGCCAGAGACGCCAACATGAACTCAGTGAGCATAAGTTTATTATCAATCACTCAGGGTTTGTCTGTGGGTGCTGTGGGAAGAGTTTTGATAGGCTCTGTAAAATGGTCAACCATGTAAGAGAGCATTAATGAAATGTCAAAGTTTCAGAACAgtgaaaggagaatgaaacctttggaacaagatagcttgtgtgaaaacagaaaaatcaaagaaacagatcaatgaaagattgagaaaaatcagacaaataatgagaaagttatgagcatttgaatattgtgatcgctaatgctatggagatcctcacattggcaatgcgacaaagatgtgtgatgtcacttgtgaacaactctccccattactttagtatatacttcacttaaactgcctcttttatcacatctatcagtatatcatgtgttctttctataggagggcatgtaatacagatttttaaataatacatcatagataaagagtttgtatcaccataagaaaaagaaacattttgggggtattttatagtccatcaaagggaaagctgttcacatgtgacatcacacatccttgtcgcattgccaataggaggatctccatagcattagtgatcacaatattcaaatgctcataactttcttattatttatctgatttttctcgaactttctttgtttttattctttgattttttttgtttcgacacaagcctacttgttccaaaggtttcattcccctttaaacaatgATCTTTGAAATTTCTGCAAATGGTGACTGGGGAGGGGGACTTcacaatttgaatttttttttctccatgaTAGTTATAAATTCATGATACATATTATAGCCCGATAGGCAAGACCTGTCTACTTATATTTTGTGCTGTAGTCTTCTTTCGTccccattttttcttttctccgcTAATTATAAAGTCATAGGGGATGATGGTCACTGCTCCTAAAGTGCCATTCCTGATTGTATTCCAAGTCCAGAACTAAGCAAGCCAATGAGATTAGAggtttttgttggaaatgaatgttaataataaaaaaatgtaatataattataaaagaagAATATCCATTTTGTTATTCTATGTTGGTGATTTTCAATCTGTTGTGCTTTAAGAATAAAGGTACCTAAATTTAACAAtagaatgtcatttttttctgctcTATTAGACAATATTACCTTGTCGATTTAAACTCTAAAATTCCTATTGTCTTGAACATTAGGATTATTGACAAATCTAATTAAGATCAACCCAGTGATATTTGAGCTGTAttgaagacggggggggggggggggggggggggaggttcaTGATGACCGAAGACCCCTTTCTGATTTAATCTTAAATTAAAGGGGTACCCAGgctaaaaataattgtttataaatagagtaaatttcAGAGAGCAAAATACTGTAAATtttaaaatctgataacaaatgttgaagttattgaattatagatttttagcaatattttgtgaaaaagttatatgcatgtcatcatgtccccactttccatttttcctattttattacatgaatatcataaatatctcatattttcatacatgtgggTATGTTATGTCTCCCTCATAATAaagtaagttgcagcaataaatttTTAATCTATTGAATCAgctgtcaatccattttttttttcaattttcaatttcaaaaagaCCCCAACATAATTGCATAtgataaataacaaaaagaaagttgggatatgacatcagtttgctcattgaacaTTCATGAACACATGCATAAGAACTATTTTATTGAATAATGAgaatctttaaaatgtaatagctttgttat carries:
- the LOC129266184 gene encoding zinc finger protein 91-like encodes the protein MESDTLQAVHSFQCQFCEEVFSSSIQMAQHWQDHHQEDHIEQETSIYHLLQTTAFDLTQSMANSASDVIKGSSRLTDSNHHVAPEKRSMKDAMYEENLVSEETCQGLGQTNSVESSSPVAVSVKSSDLKSVPRKGLKDFCCEICGRTYTTTSNLNKHYRTHTGVLYFCSLCQKGFRYKESLKKHEKGHTQRRTKNHDCVYQCQFCHKNFPDKLRLSIHFRSHPMEKTHKCNQCERTFLYKSGLRRHMLSHASEKAHICPHCPKSFLTLHSLKAHIKTHSGKKPFSCDKCEKAFAQKLTLIEHMKLHEDTRSYKCSYCGKGFHQRSTLWGHEKLHKREKVHRCSKCEEQFGTLKELRRHEKKHWLDSGLHKTVDIDGEPVKDSVQTKRFECDLCGEAFTQKAVLQTHYRRHTGEKPFKCNVCGKQFRHLASSKRHGLIHKGIKQYHCDICGKSFTKKSYLKWHVSKLHSTVNDSRLKVCDDTCKGNSEATDSQSVTGTAYADRWNEDPDSVLSLEDCGGSDMESDNQRPYSSSEEKEGQCRDELEDFAQKDGFGGQRKQSDCEIDQMESLNTPDHPRSQIMEGTSVIVSFQDVCDVPINEECVHTMNVLDHVMQLAEISQRDVEECQIQIENVPLGQAAPGEGRSMETDPDKNKTLLHLSLDDVTIGNQKPSAVKPFVCELCGRMYSSNSCLLRHKQTHLISKPHKCNLCDKSYSRRPLLREHIQFSHSEQQRVHQCSFCEKSFPNATRLELHVRTHTQDKPFKCRECQKGFADSSNLRRHERSHKGLRTHKCPQCGQLFSEKPALQRHQARHQGEKNYQCQHCTKSFVLKTDLQSHIILHKAAKESECSACGMTFKRQISFNLHRATTKKSARKCRVCGIGFANECQRRQHELSEHKFIINHSGFVCGCCGKSFDRLCKMVNHVREH